The Candidatus Beckwithbacteria bacterium genome has a segment encoding these proteins:
- a CDS encoding GNAT family N-acetyltransferase has translation MDYTDKQIHFEQIHQLLKNEEGHIFIFSLDKIKKIIQNKNAIIAIDKERVIGFVKFYKKMSDKILFRNIWQCGSLVVHPDYRNRGIGKQLIKKLLDKIALNDLPIAVVRKTNINSENFFRKIGAIEAINAKTSKETFYFFDLTNIRNI, from the coding sequence TTGGATTATACTGACAAACAAATTCATTTTGAGCAAATACATCAATTACTTAAAAATGAAGAAGGCCATATTTTTATTTTTTCTTTAGATAAAATAAAAAAAATTATTCAAAATAAGAATGCGATAATTGCAATCGATAAAGAAAGAGTAATTGGTTTTGTGAAATTCTATAAGAAAATGAGTGATAAAATTTTATTTAGAAATATTTGGCAGTGTGGTTCTTTAGTAGTCCACCCAGATTATCGTAACAGAGGAATTGGTAAACAGTTGATAAAAAAATTATTAGATAAAATTGCATTAAATGATTTACCAATTGCTGTAGTTAGAAAAACAAATATTAATTCAGAGAATTTTTTTAGAAAAATTGGAGCAATAGAGGCAATAAATGCTAAAACTTCCAAAGAAACTTTTTATTTTTTTGATTTAACTAATATAAGAAATATCTAA
- a CDS encoding DnaJ domain-containing protein has product MTTKRDFYEVLGVSKTASADEIKKAYRKLALEYHPDRNKEADAAEKFKEINEAYEVISNEQKRKQYDQFGHAAFDPSSGFGGFQGGRTYQSGPFSYTYSSNAGDGNFDFGGFSDPFEIFEQFFGGGFRRAQAKPRYSLKISFMEAMKGTERKLVHQGKEHVIKIPAGVDDGTRIRFNDFDVTIDVQSHETFKREGYDIFVDHEILFTQATLGGKTTIPTVDGDLVIKIRPGTQPSTMVRLRGKGVPRLRGGGRGDEYIRLVVKVPERLSREQKRLFEELEKTL; this is encoded by the coding sequence ATGACCACAAAACGAGATTTTTACGAAGTACTAGGTGTATCCAAAACAGCCTCAGCAGATGAGATCAAAAAGGCTTATCGTAAGCTGGCTCTGGAGTACCATCCGGATCGCAATAAAGAAGCAGATGCAGCGGAAAAATTTAAAGAAATAAATGAAGCTTACGAAGTAATTTCCAATGAGCAAAAGCGCAAGCAGTACGACCAGTTTGGTCATGCGGCTTTTGATCCCTCGTCTGGTTTTGGTGGCTTTCAAGGTGGAAGGACGTATCAATCCGGACCATTTTCTTACACCTATTCTTCCAATGCTGGTGATGGCAACTTTGACTTTGGTGGCTTTTCCGATCCCTTTGAAATTTTTGAGCAGTTTTTTGGTGGCGGTTTTCGCCGTGCCCAAGCCAAACCTCGCTACAGCCTTAAGATTAGTTTTATGGAAGCTATGAAAGGCACTGAGCGCAAATTGGTACATCAAGGTAAAGAGCATGTGATCAAAATTCCGGCTGGAGTGGATGATGGCACCCGAATTCGCTTTAATGATTTTGATGTCACCATTGATGTTCAATCTCATGAGACGTTTAAGCGGGAAGGTTATGATATTTTTGTAGACCACGAAATTCTTTTTACTCAAGCTACATTGGGTGGGAAAACCACTATTCCTACGGTTGACGGTGATTTAGTTATTAAAATCAGACCTGGAACTCAACCAAGTACTATGGTTCGATTGCGGGGCAAAGGTGTGCCCAGGCTTCGTGGTGGTGGTCGGGGAGATGAATATATTCGGCTTGTTGTCAAAGTCCCCGAAAGACTTAGCCGCGAACAAAAGAGACTTTTCGAAGAGTTGGAAAAAACTTTATAA
- a CDS encoding GNAT family N-acetyltransferase, whose amino-acid sequence MNVHIRFAKPSDWQVIQKLNDEVMKDNAQYDPHLKTNYAYSKIGEKYYKDIVSNQEFCCFIAELDSIPVGYLVAEDMSLDYKCDYKTRPIAEIYDMGVTSKYRSQGVGSQLIADFKNWCKEKGIELWRVNVYVQNERARKFYEKHGLKPLDISFEGEV is encoded by the coding sequence ATGAATGTACATATTCGTTTTGCCAAACCTTCTGATTGGCAGGTCATCCAAAAACTTAATGATGAGGTGATGAAGGATAATGCCCAGTACGATCCCCATCTAAAAACAAATTATGCTTATAGCAAAATAGGTGAAAAATACTACAAAGATATTGTTAGTAACCAAGAATTTTGTTGTTTTATTGCCGAACTTGATAGTATTCCAGTGGGTTATTTAGTAGCTGAAGATATGTCACTTGATTATAAATGTGATTATAAAACCAGACCAATTGCGGAAATTTATGATATGGGTGTAACTAGTAAATACCGATCACAAGGTGTTGGATCCCAACTGATTGCAGATTTCAAGAATTGGTGCAAAGAAAAAGGGATTGAACTTTGGCGAGTTAATGTGTATGTCCAAAACGAGAGAGCTAGAAAATTTTATGAAAAGCATGGTTTAAAACCACTTGATATTTCTTTTGAGGGTGAAGTGTAG
- a CDS encoding glutamate--tRNA ligase, with amino-acid sequence MVRTRVAPSPTGYPHVGSLYQAWLDYAFAKKHDGKFLIRIEDTDRTRFVADAEEKIYEGLDWAGLTEDESPRKPGDVGPYRQSQRLDIYKKHAQELVAKGHAYYCFCTPERLNQVRTEMQKVGKVPMYDRHCRNLSPEEVQQRIQAGEKYVIRLKVPDNQTIKVQDLIRGEITFHSNDVDDQVLLKSDGFATYHLASMVDDHLMGITHVVRGEEWLPSSPKHILIYDFFGWEKPVFFHTPTLRNPDKSKLSKRKGHTNILWYKEQGFLPEALINYLSLMGWSHPEEKDIFSKEEFIKLFDLKDFSPAGPIFDEVKLRWMNGKYIREVISEDELFNKLKQYLTLPISDEILKKTIPLIKERLEVLSDINELLKFLLPEQEIDVELVKKQSNQSKNDQSLTGKSPEEIKQLLTDLKTVLENLDTWETGEIEKVIRNLKGKYKDWGGRDYFMTIRVATTAFPVTPPLFESIEVLGKDLVLQRIESVLQRL; translated from the coding sequence ATGGTTCGAACTCGTGTAGCGCCATCACCAACCGGCTATCCCCATGTGGGTTCTCTCTATCAAGCATGGCTAGATTATGCTTTTGCCAAAAAACATGATGGTAAATTTTTAATTAGGATTGAGGATACTGACAGAACCAGGTTTGTTGCAGATGCTGAAGAAAAAATTTATGAAGGTTTGGATTGGGCAGGACTTACAGAAGATGAAAGCCCTCGTAAGCCTGGTGATGTTGGCCCTTATCGGCAATCGCAGCGTTTAGATATTTACAAAAAACATGCCCAAGAGCTGGTAGCTAAAGGTCATGCCTACTACTGTTTTTGTACTCCAGAGCGCTTAAATCAAGTCAGAACGGAAATGCAAAAAGTTGGCAAAGTGCCTATGTATGACAGACATTGCCGTAATTTAAGCCCAGAAGAAGTACAGCAAAGAATCCAAGCAGGCGAAAAATACGTCATCCGTCTCAAAGTTCCAGACAATCAAACTATCAAAGTGCAAGATCTGATTCGTGGTGAAATAACATTTCATAGCAATGATGTGGATGATCAGGTTTTACTAAAATCTGATGGCTTTGCTACCTATCATTTAGCTTCAATGGTTGATGATCACCTGATGGGAATTACCCATGTAGTGCGGGGTGAAGAGTGGCTGCCCAGCAGTCCTAAACATATTTTGATCTACGATTTCTTTGGCTGGGAAAAACCAGTTTTTTTCCACACGCCAACCTTGCGCAATCCAGATAAAAGCAAACTGTCCAAACGTAAAGGTCATACCAATATTCTTTGGTATAAAGAGCAAGGGTTTTTACCTGAAGCTTTGATCAATTATCTGAGTCTCATGGGTTGGTCACATCCCGAAGAAAAAGATATTTTTAGCAAAGAAGAATTTATCAAGCTTTTTGACCTCAAAGATTTTTCACCAGCCGGACCAATTTTTGACGAAGTTAAACTGCGGTGGATGAATGGTAAATACATTCGGGAAGTGATATCTGAAGATGAGCTCTTTAATAAATTAAAGCAGTATTTAACATTACCAATTAGCGATGAAATACTTAAAAAAACTATTCCACTTATCAAAGAACGTCTAGAAGTTTTATCTGACATAAATGAACTGTTGAAATTTTTACTACCTGAGCAGGAGATAGATGTAGAACTTGTCAAAAAACAGAGCAATCAATCCAAGAATGACCAGTCTCTGACTGGAAAATCACCAGAAGAAATTAAGCAACTACTAACCGATTTAAAAACTGTTTTAGAAAACTTAGATACATGGGAGACAGGTGAGATCGAAAAAGTAATTCGAAACTTGAAAGGTAAGTATAAAGATTGGGGAGGCCGAGATTATTTCATGACTATTCGGGTAGCAACTACTGCTTTTCCAGTTACCCCGCCTCTTTTTGAGTCTATTGAAGTATTAGGAAAAGACTTGGTTTTGCAGCGGATTGAATCGGTGCTTCAGCGTTTATAA
- a CDS encoding GNAT family N-acetyltransferase, with protein sequence MNINIPSSFIVPEELKTKYFLIRKLTTKDVYLDYMTIMSSIDIIKKTRGGSWPSKDLTIEDDLIDLGWHQREFEHKSSFVFTVFNPQNTECLGCFYFYPAGYRKKVDESYDVDVSFWVTQEAYDQGLYEILYKTIQEFLKQWPFKKPFWSNEIIPD encoded by the coding sequence ATGAATATTAATATTCCTAGCTCTTTTATTGTTCCAGAAGAATTAAAAACAAAATATTTTTTAATTCGCAAATTAACTACAAAAGATGTCTATCTAGACTACATGACTATCATGTCGAGTATAGATATTATTAAAAAAACAAGAGGGGGTTCTTGGCCAAGCAAAGACCTAACGATAGAAGATGATCTAATAGATTTGGGTTGGCATCAAAGAGAATTTGAACACAAGTCGTCTTTTGTCTTTACTGTATTTAACCCTCAAAATACAGAATGTTTAGGGTGTTTTTATTTTTATCCAGCTGGTTATAGAAAAAAGGTTGATGAAAGTTATGATGTTGATGTAAGTTTTTGGGTCACACAGGAAGCTTATGACCAAGGGTTGTATGAAATACTTTATAAAACTATTCAAGAATTTCTAAAGCAATGGCCATTTAAAAAGCCTTTTTGGAGTAACGAAATAATACCTGACTAA
- a CDS encoding class I SAM-dependent methyltransferase, producing MVNKARKATQDYHNDLYVKHTLFQKGASWLEKPNNEIIDIYKKYFNKRKSINILDLGSGVGRNAIPLARLLKNKSSNIYCVDYLEIAINKLNKYAKDYGVADKLNGFISPVENYKIQINFYDYIIAHSVLTHTRSKEIMFQVIDNMIKGTKNNGIIYIHEITNPQMFDIKSKQQIDPDAEIDISYEEFEDRLMQVFSDWEIFTLSKNPYREEYLKDGKKVIWQCDYLSFIARKKH from the coding sequence ATGGTCAACAAGGCGCGAAAAGCAACACAAGATTATCACAACGATCTTTATGTAAAACACACTCTTTTTCAAAAAGGTGCTTCATGGCTAGAGAAACCAAATAATGAAATCATTGATATTTATAAAAAATATTTCAACAAACGAAAAAGCATCAATATATTAGATTTAGGCTCAGGTGTTGGAAGAAATGCGATTCCTCTGGCAAGGTTATTAAAAAATAAAAGTAGCAATATTTATTGCGTTGACTATTTAGAAATTGCCATCAATAAACTTAATAAGTATGCTAAAGATTATGGTGTTGCAGATAAATTAAATGGTTTTATTTCTCCGGTAGAGAATTATAAGATACAAATTAATTTCTATGATTATATTATTGCCCATAGTGTTTTAACACACACTAGAAGTAAAGAAATAATGTTTCAAGTGATAGATAATATGATCAAGGGCACAAAAAACAACGGTATTATTTATATCCATGAAATTACTAATCCTCAAATGTTTGATATAAAGAGTAAACAACAAATTGATCCTGATGCTGAAATAGATATAAGTTATGAGGAATTCGAAGACAGGCTTATGCAGGTGTTTAGTGATTGGGAAATCTTTACATTAAGCAAAAATCCATATCGAGAGGAGTATCTAAAAGATGGCAAAAAAGTAATTTGGCAGTGTGACTACCTTTCATTTATCGCAAGAAAAAAGCATTAA
- a CDS encoding inositol-phosphate phosphatase encodes MNDFKQFKKVALDAVAKAETIILKYFQNLPHIETKIDNTPVTQADQEAEAVIIDTIKKAFPSHGFMGEEFGSDNEKAEFTWIIDPIDGTKNFIHGLEFFGTILGLKYQNKIVMGISNMPVAGELLYASKTEPTTLNGKRAYVSKIPDLESAFVNFNPSKFDNPKMVNIAKAISARSLNMRGFGDVYGYHLVATGRSDVFFEIGPKAWDVSAFQIIIPQAGGKYSDFEGNTLGLGGTSLATNGLLHEEMLRIIKTS; translated from the coding sequence ATGAATGATTTTAAGCAGTTTAAAAAAGTTGCCCTAGACGCAGTTGCTAAAGCCGAAACTATCATTTTAAAATATTTTCAAAATTTGCCTCATATCGAAACGAAAATTGACAATACTCCCGTAACTCAAGCTGATCAAGAAGCTGAAGCAGTCATTATAGACACAATCAAAAAGGCCTTTCCTTCTCATGGTTTTATGGGCGAAGAATTTGGCAGTGATAATGAGAAGGCTGAGTTTACTTGGATCATTGATCCCATAGATGGCACTAAAAACTTTATTCATGGTTTAGAGTTTTTTGGCACGATTTTGGGTTTAAAATATCAAAACAAAATTGTAATGGGCATTTCCAATATGCCGGTGGCAGGCGAACTTTTATATGCTTCTAAAACTGAACCAACTACCTTAAATGGCAAACGGGCTTATGTCTCCAAAATACCCGATCTCGAAAGTGCTTTTGTAAATTTTAATCCCAGTAAATTTGACAATCCCAAAATGGTCAATATTGCCAAAGCCATAAGTGCCAGAAGTCTTAATATGAGAGGTTTTGGTGATGTGTATGGGTATCACCTGGTTGCTACTGGCAGAAGCGATGTCTTTTTTGAGATTGGTCCTAAAGCTTGGGATGTTTCTGCTTTTCAAATCATCATTCCTCAAGCCGGCGGTAAGTATTCGGATTTTGAAGGTAATACGTTGGGTTTAGGTGGAACGTCTTTAGCTACCAATGGCTTGTTGCATGAGGAGATGCTGAGGATTATCAAAACATCATAG
- a CDS encoding aldehyde dehydrogenase family protein gives MLSEWTGEFQEVVSYITPTPDTEAQVIGKYPLLDEEAALSVLDSSLKAYDLGLGQWPTMHPLKRCEKVSHFVQLMKGKRDEVAHILMAEIGKTKTDAYSEFDRTVEYIEATVDFYRSKMQKLSQPSKKGGITAKIMSAPRGIALCMGPYNYPLNETLTIIIPALLTGNVVIFKPPRIGVLLHAPILEAFAEAFPAGVVNTVFGEGQKVITPIMQSGKVDVMAFIGSAKVADAIRNQHPFPHRLHAILGLEAKNPAIIMEDADLEVASNECLGGALSFNGQRCTALKNIFVPRSKADEFVQLLAHKVDQLKLGAPQEDGVKLTPLPEMSRVEYLQELVNDAVAKGARVVNQNYGVKGGTYYFPAVLFPVPIEARIAHEEQFGPVIPVMIYDDLSEVINFVTHSHYGQQASIFTQNKETVNKMIDTLSHQVSRININSQCQRGPDNLPFTGRKDSAQGVLSIREALRAFSLPLVVAGKTNELNEALICS, from the coding sequence ATGCTTAGTGAATGGACCGGTGAGTTCCAAGAAGTTGTCAGCTATATCACACCTACTCCCGATACCGAAGCTCAGGTCATAGGTAAATATCCTTTGCTCGATGAAGAGGCCGCCTTAAGCGTTTTAGATAGTTCGCTCAAAGCGTATGATTTAGGTTTGGGTCAGTGGCCTACAATGCATCCGCTCAAGCGGTGTGAAAAAGTTTCTCATTTTGTTCAGCTGATGAAGGGAAAGCGGGATGAAGTGGCTCATATTTTGATGGCTGAAATTGGTAAAACCAAAACTGATGCCTACAGTGAATTTGACCGGACAGTTGAATATATCGAAGCGACAGTAGACTTTTATCGCTCCAAAATGCAAAAACTGAGTCAGCCTTCCAAAAAAGGAGGTATCACTGCCAAAATCATGTCAGCGCCCAGGGGTATTGCTTTGTGTATGGGGCCATACAATTATCCTCTCAACGAAACTCTGACGATTATTATTCCGGCTTTGCTGACTGGTAATGTTGTGATTTTCAAACCGCCTCGAATTGGAGTGCTTTTACATGCTCCAATTTTGGAAGCTTTTGCTGAGGCTTTTCCGGCTGGAGTAGTCAATACGGTTTTTGGTGAAGGTCAAAAAGTGATTACTCCCATTATGCAATCTGGTAAGGTTGATGTGATGGCTTTTATTGGCTCAGCCAAAGTGGCCGATGCTATCCGTAACCAACATCCGTTTCCTCATCGCCTACATGCTATTTTAGGTTTGGAGGCTAAAAATCCGGCTATCATTATGGAAGACGCGGATTTAGAAGTAGCCAGCAATGAATGTTTGGGTGGTGCTTTGTCTTTCAATGGCCAGCGCTGCACGGCTCTGAAAAATATTTTTGTACCCCGATCCAAAGCCGATGAATTTGTGCAGCTTTTGGCTCATAAAGTTGATCAACTTAAATTAGGAGCTCCACAAGAAGATGGTGTCAAATTGACACCTTTACCAGAAATGAGCCGGGTTGAATATTTGCAAGAACTAGTGAATGATGCAGTTGCTAAAGGGGCCCGAGTTGTTAATCAAAATTATGGGGTCAAAGGCGGTACCTATTATTTTCCGGCAGTTTTGTTTCCAGTGCCGATTGAGGCCCGGATTGCCCACGAAGAACAATTTGGGCCGGTAATTCCAGTCATGATTTATGATGATTTGAGCGAGGTGATCAATTTCGTGACCCATTCGCACTATGGCCAGCAGGCCAGTATTTTTACTCAAAATAAAGAAACGGTGAATAAAATGATCGACACTTTGTCTCATCAAGTTTCCAGAATCAATATTAATTCTCAGTGCCAAAGAGGTCCGGATAACCTACCTTTTACTGGTCGCAAAGATTCGGCTCAAGGTGTTTTGTCGATTCGGGAAGCTTTGCGGGCTTTTAGTTTACCTTTGGTTGTGGCTGGAAAAACCAATGAGCTAAATGAAGCCTTGATTTGTAGCTAA
- a CDS encoding DMT family transporter — protein sequence MLSQKTDKERGILALIVLAIVFASMGLFARYLATGFLLFQQVYLRMLAAFVIGILVFGKHIQLAKFRLLSKKDWALIFLRAISYALFGIILYTQAIIITKYSNVSFIGSLPTTAVFGFILLKEKLSIKKFVLVLLAFAGVVLISVQDFSNLLSWGRGEVLTLISIIFFSLSYIARKWQSDTLNNYELTVINFLVAFVIVFLVSLVKGDGLPVANWNMSLVLMVIGAGIFNIANVFLTNYGFQRVEAVLASNILMLESCFAVVFGFVFYQEIPLAKEFLGGLIIIASVIAMNKTESREGK from the coding sequence ATGCTTTCTCAAAAAACTGATAAAGAGCGAGGAATTTTGGCACTTATCGTTTTAGCAATCGTATTTGCTTCCATGGGGCTGTTTGCCCGCTATTTAGCAACTGGTTTTCTACTTTTTCAGCAGGTGTATTTGCGGATGTTGGCTGCCTTTGTGATTGGAATTTTGGTTTTTGGCAAACATATTCAGCTGGCAAAATTTAGGTTACTTAGTAAAAAGGATTGGGCACTTATTTTTTTGCGGGCTATTTCTTATGCTTTGTTTGGGATCATTCTCTACACCCAAGCAATTATTATCACCAAATACAGCAACGTTTCTTTTATTGGCTCGTTACCAACCACGGCAGTTTTTGGCTTTATTTTGCTGAAAGAAAAATTAAGTATCAAAAAATTTGTACTGGTTTTGCTGGCTTTTGCTGGAGTGGTTTTGATTTCGGTACAGGATTTTAGTAATTTATTGAGTTGGGGTAGAGGTGAAGTTTTGACGCTAATTTCTATAATCTTTTTCTCATTGAGCTATATTGCTAGAAAATGGCAATCGGATACTTTAAACAACTATGAGCTGACGGTCATAAATTTTCTGGTGGCTTTTGTGATCGTGTTTTTGGTTTCTCTAGTCAAAGGTGATGGCTTGCCAGTAGCTAATTGGAATATGAGTCTAGTGCTGATGGTAATTGGAGCTGGAATTTTTAATATTGCCAATGTCTTTTTGACCAACTATGGTTTTCAAAGAGTTGAGGCAGTTTTGGCCAGCAATATTCTGATGCTGGAATCATGTTTTGCAGTAGTGTTTGGCTTTGTGTTTTACCAGGAAATTCCACTGGCTAAAGAATTTCTAGGAGGTCTGATCATCATTGCTAGTGTGATTGCGATGAATAAAACAGAGTCTAGGGAAGGGAAATAG
- a CDS encoding DMT family transporter yields MDLLKNKLFTVFSFSFFWAVCIIANKAILNQGGHPFIVPTQIYLIGFLFLLALSHKKLSGFAKLSTKQRFYLLLTGLTIAGSVILGSYGLKLSSSINYGFLIKSTIIFATLIGAFFFQEKLTKVKLGLLLLFLLGLYILTSQGEILIPHLGDILIFLAALLAAISAALQKPVLKVGLSPLLLALSRVAIAGLCFLLAAPFVSQTFYIPKGGILLLLAGFSYGIYSYFLSKTLQLATLSYMTMMSMLTPVIVSILAFGFLGETITAYHLFGGGLIILSGIGVQKFKL; encoded by the coding sequence ATGGACTTACTTAAAAACAAACTTTTTACGGTTTTTAGTTTTTCTTTTTTCTGGGCAGTTTGCATTATTGCTAATAAAGCTATTCTCAATCAGGGCGGACATCCTTTTATTGTCCCAACACAAATTTATCTGATAGGATTTCTGTTTTTACTGGCTCTGAGCCATAAAAAATTATCCGGTTTTGCCAAACTATCTACTAAACAGCGCTTCTACTTGCTTTTGACCGGACTAACTATTGCGGGTTCAGTTATTTTAGGTAGCTATGGTCTCAAACTATCCAGCTCAATCAATTACGGTTTTTTAATAAAAAGCACTATTATCTTTGCCACTTTGATTGGCGCCTTCTTTTTCCAAGAAAAACTTACTAAAGTTAAACTAGGATTACTGCTACTATTTTTATTGGGTCTATATATTTTGACTTCTCAAGGGGAAATTTTAATTCCTCATCTGGGAGATATTCTTATTTTTCTGGCAGCTTTGTTGGCAGCTATCAGTGCGGCTTTGCAAAAACCGGTTTTAAAAGTTGGGTTGAGCCCATTGCTGCTTGCTTTATCAAGAGTGGCCATTGCCGGCTTGTGTTTTTTACTAGCTGCACCGTTTGTTTCACAAACATTTTATATTCCTAAAGGAGGTATCTTGCTTTTGTTAGCTGGTTTTTCCTATGGTATTTACAGCTATTTTTTAAGTAAAACTTTACAGCTAGCTACACTTTCCTATATGACGATGATGTCAATGTTAACGCCAGTCATTGTCAGTATTTTAGCTTTTGGGTTTTTGGGCGAGACTATTACTGCCTATCACTTATTTGGTGGGGGACTGATTATTCTTTCGGGAATAGGGGTGCAGAAATTTAAACTATAG
- a CDS encoding response regulator, which produces MGYSLLIIEDDKLLGKAIQNALTEASFKTFWSKEWTEAEEVLKNNHIDLIFLDIMLPGIDGYEILKTLKADPKYQQITVVMLSNFGQMNEIDRAMSLGASDYIVKANIDLEDLVELANKKLTFNK; this is translated from the coding sequence ATGGGTTACAGTTTGCTAATTATCGAAGATGATAAGTTGCTTGGCAAAGCTATTCAAAATGCTTTGACCGAAGCAAGTTTTAAGACTTTCTGGTCTAAAGAATGGACTGAAGCTGAAGAAGTTTTGAAAAATAATCATATTGATTTGATCTTTTTAGACATTATGCTACCAGGTATCGATGGCTATGAAATTTTAAAGACATTAAAAGCTGATCCAAAATACCAACAGATTACCGTAGTAATGTTAAGTAATTTTGGTCAAATGAATGAAATTGACCGGGCTATGAGTTTAGGAGCCAGTGATTATATTGTCAAAGCCAATATTGATCTTGAAGACTTGGTTGAGCTAGCCAATAAAAAACTGACTTTTAATAAGTAA
- a CDS encoding response regulator has protein sequence MANILLIEDDEQLSQILVTRLTEAQYHVDLAFEGEQGLWMLSQNQYDLILLDLDLPGIGGLEVLAKIKGKEQSQHVPVFILTNKDNDADLNKAKQLGANQYLIKANYNLDDILRIVQQMLNK, from the coding sequence ATGGCTAATATTTTACTTATTGAAGACGATGAACAATTGAGCCAAATATTAGTAACAAGACTAACTGAGGCACAGTATCATGTTGACTTGGCTTTTGAAGGTGAACAAGGCTTATGGATGCTGTCTCAAAATCAGTACGATCTTATTCTTTTGGATTTAGATTTGCCAGGAATCGGTGGCTTAGAAGTTTTGGCTAAAATTAAGGGTAAGGAGCAGAGCCAACATGTTCCAGTTTTTATTTTGACCAATAAGGATAATGATGCTGATTTGAATAAAGCTAAACAACTGGGAGCAAATCAGTATTTAATTAAAGCTAATTATAATCTTGATGATATACTGAGAATTGTTCAACAAATGCTTAATAAATAA
- a CDS encoding ABC transporter substrate-binding protein, giving the protein MKKFIFIIISLIVLFIGASGFILGKQYLKSKPQPTDLIPLSFRLKWTHQGQFAGFYIANQEGFYQQDGLDVTIKSIDLDRQITTDYLITGEDDIAIGSADEVLIARSEGQPVKAVAVIFKIAPLIYLTKSGSNINSPYDFVGKTIALSPGQGTYLYESMLGQIGIDRTKIKEIPMTDWDLYKCWETADICPDYATNGLARAENDGVATTAIWPNDYGVPFYADVIFTTDSYIQKHPDIVATFVKDSLEGWQEAIESPQKAVEATLQFNSELDKDFQLKAIEISIPLINTGDSKLGWMDPVVWQKMQDVLVKQGLMKKSVDINTVFTNEFIR; this is encoded by the coding sequence ATGAAAAAATTTATATTCATTATTATTTCTCTAATTGTATTATTCATTGGAGCTAGTGGGTTTATATTAGGAAAGCAGTACCTAAAATCCAAGCCTCAGCCAACTGATTTAATTCCTTTGTCATTCCGTTTGAAATGGACTCACCAAGGTCAATTTGCGGGTTTTTATATAGCTAATCAGGAGGGTTTTTATCAACAAGATGGCTTAGATGTGACAATCAAGTCTATAGACCTTGACCGCCAGATTACTACCGACTATTTGATAACTGGTGAAGATGACATTGCTATTGGCTCAGCTGATGAGGTACTTATTGCCCGAAGTGAAGGCCAACCAGTTAAGGCTGTGGCCGTTATTTTTAAAATTGCTCCACTTATCTACCTTACAAAAAGTGGTTCCAACATTAATAGCCCTTATGATTTTGTTGGAAAAACAATTGCTTTATCTCCAGGTCAAGGAACATACCTATATGAAAGCATGCTTGGTCAGATTGGTATTGATCGGACTAAAATTAAAGAAATCCCTATGACTGATTGGGATCTATATAAATGTTGGGAAACAGCTGATATTTGTCCAGACTACGCTACTAATGGACTTGCTCGAGCTGAAAATGATGGAGTTGCTACTACTGCTATCTGGCCAAATGATTATGGTGTGCCGTTTTATGCTGATGTTATTTTTACTACCGATAGCTATATCCAAAAACACCCAGACATAGTTGCTACTTTTGTCAAAGATAGCCTAGAAGGCTGGCAAGAAGCTATTGAAAGTCCACAAAAGGCAGTTGAGGCAACCCTGCAGTTTAATTCAGAATTAGATAAAGACTTTCAACTCAAAGCTATCGAAATTAGTATTCCTCTCATTAATACCGGTGATAGTAAATTGGGTTGGATGGATCCAGTGGTCTGGCAAAAAATGCAGGATGTTTTGGTTAAACAAGGTTTAATGAAGAAATCAGTGGATATTAATACTGTGTTTACCAACGAATTTATCCGATAA